A genomic window from Slackia heliotrinireducens DSM 20476 includes:
- a CDS encoding helicase HerA-like domain-containing protein, translating into MYVDDKLLIAQGTEPVYLYPHMANRHGLIAGATGTGKTVTLKTIAQSMSDAGIPTFLADIKGDVSGMAVPGQATEKLVARLAALGVYDYDFHACPVRFWDVFGEQGTPVRTTITEMGPVLLARLLDLTDVQQGVLNIAFHVADDEGMLLLDLKDLRSMIAYLGENAQEYTTRYGQIAKTSVGAIQRSLLELEDAGGEIFFGEPALELEDWLKCDEDGKGYVNILDCVKLAQSPLLYSTFLLWMLSELYEMLPEAGDLDKPKMCFFFDEAHLLFDDAPKALLDKVEQIVKLIRSKGVGVYFITQNPADIPDEVLAQLGNRVQHALRAYTPAEQKSIKAAADSFRDNPDFDEREAITDLATGEALISFLDADGKPSVVQRAKVIAPACSMDAAPDDDKRYIIDNGAFMPKYKTPIDRVSAYEILEKKAIAAAEEADRLAAEAEAEKLRLELEKQAEKERIAAEKEAARIQKEIEKEEAKRKAAEEKEFARMVAEAERQRERELKAIEKEEAARRRDRERIANAALTSLSRTLGNGLARGLLGVLKR; encoded by the coding sequence ATGTATGTCGACGACAAACTCCTGATTGCCCAGGGCACCGAGCCCGTCTATCTGTACCCCCACATGGCCAACCGCCACGGGCTTATCGCCGGCGCCACAGGTACCGGCAAGACCGTCACGCTGAAAACCATCGCCCAAAGCATGAGCGACGCGGGTATCCCAACGTTTCTCGCGGATATCAAAGGCGACGTGTCCGGCATGGCCGTGCCTGGTCAGGCTACGGAAAAGCTGGTCGCCCGCCTGGCCGCGCTGGGCGTGTACGACTACGATTTCCATGCGTGCCCCGTACGCTTCTGGGACGTGTTCGGCGAGCAAGGCACGCCGGTGCGCACCACCATTACGGAGATGGGGCCGGTGCTGCTGGCCCGTCTGCTGGATTTGACCGACGTGCAGCAGGGCGTGCTCAACATCGCCTTCCACGTGGCGGACGACGAAGGCATGCTGCTGCTCGACCTGAAGGACCTGCGGTCCATGATTGCCTACCTGGGCGAGAACGCGCAGGAGTACACCACCCGTTACGGCCAGATTGCCAAGACGTCCGTGGGCGCAATCCAACGTTCGCTTCTGGAGCTGGAAGATGCCGGCGGCGAGATATTCTTCGGCGAACCCGCCCTTGAACTGGAGGATTGGCTCAAATGTGACGAGGACGGCAAGGGCTATGTCAATATCCTCGACTGCGTGAAGTTGGCCCAGTCGCCGCTTCTGTACTCCACGTTTTTGCTCTGGATGCTCTCCGAGCTCTATGAGATGCTGCCTGAGGCGGGCGATTTGGACAAGCCCAAGATGTGCTTCTTCTTCGACGAGGCGCACCTGCTGTTCGATGACGCGCCGAAGGCCCTGCTCGACAAGGTGGAGCAGATCGTCAAGCTCATTCGCTCCAAAGGCGTGGGCGTGTATTTCATCACCCAGAACCCCGCCGACATCCCCGATGAGGTACTGGCGCAGCTGGGCAACCGCGTGCAGCACGCCCTGCGCGCGTATACGCCGGCGGAGCAGAAGTCCATCAAGGCCGCCGCGGACAGCTTCCGCGACAACCCCGACTTCGACGAACGCGAGGCCATTACCGACCTGGCGACGGGCGAGGCGCTGATCAGCTTCCTGGATGCCGACGGAAAGCCGTCGGTGGTGCAGCGCGCGAAGGTCATCGCGCCGGCGTGCTCCATGGATGCCGCGCCCGACGACGACAAGCGTTACATCATTGACAATGGCGCGTTCATGCCGAAATACAAAACGCCGATCGACCGTGTGAGCGCCTACGAGATTTTGGAGAAGAAGGCCATCGCCGCAGCCGAGGAGGCGGACCGTCTGGCTGCCGAGGCCGAGGCAGAAAAGCTGCGTCTGGAATTGGAGAAGCAGGCCGAAAAGGAGCGCATCGCCGCGGAGAAGGAAGCCGCCCGTATCCAGAAGGAAATAGAGAAGGAAGAAGCCAAGCGCAAAGCCGCCGAGGAGAAGGAATTCGCCCGCATGGTGGCCGAGGCCGAGCGCCAGCGCGAACGCGAGCTGAAGGCCATCGAGAAGGAAGAGGCGGCCCGCCGCAGGGACCGCGAGCGCATCGCCAATGCGGCGCTTACATCCCTCAGCCGCACGCTGGGCAACGGCTTGGCCCGCGGCCTGCTCGGTGTGTTGAAGCGATAA
- a CDS encoding sigma-70 family RNA polymerase sigma factor, whose protein sequence is MARNEHARQVNVVGDSIRMYLRDIGKVDLLTPAEEVELAKKYQTGLAAEAALAQMNEGSVEVDRRECRKLLRVQRAGQEAKDKLVAANLRLVVSIAKKYRGRGLPLLDLVQEGNLGLIRAVEKFDYTKGFKLSTYATWWIRQAVTRAIADKARTIRLPVHVVGLMNKVVRVQHELADELERDPSPAEIADRLGISEQCVVELLKLGSEPLSLETPVGDDKTSEIGDFIEDRNSEDAFDAAAEAMLRDDVASALSRLPERERKIIELRFGIVDGEPRTLAQIGDQLGVTRERIRQIESKTLGDLALCEELRGHAS, encoded by the coding sequence ATGGCGCGAAACGAACATGCTCGCCAGGTCAATGTGGTGGGGGATTCCATCCGCATGTATCTGCGCGACATCGGCAAGGTCGACCTGCTCACGCCGGCTGAAGAGGTCGAGCTGGCCAAAAAGTACCAAACAGGGCTTGCGGCTGAAGCGGCCCTTGCCCAGATGAACGAGGGGTCCGTCGAAGTCGATCGACGCGAATGTCGGAAGCTCCTGCGCGTGCAACGTGCCGGCCAAGAGGCGAAAGACAAGCTGGTGGCCGCAAACCTGCGTTTGGTGGTATCGATCGCCAAAAAGTACAGGGGACGCGGCCTGCCCCTGCTTGACCTGGTGCAAGAAGGCAATCTCGGTCTGATTCGCGCAGTGGAGAAGTTCGACTACACGAAGGGCTTCAAGCTGTCCACGTACGCAACCTGGTGGATTCGTCAGGCGGTAACGCGGGCAATTGCCGATAAGGCCCGAACCATCCGGCTGCCCGTGCACGTGGTTGGACTTATGAACAAGGTGGTTCGTGTCCAACATGAGCTTGCAGACGAACTCGAGCGCGATCCCAGCCCTGCTGAAATTGCCGACAGGCTAGGCATAAGCGAGCAGTGCGTGGTCGAGCTTTTAAAGCTGGGATCCGAGCCGCTGTCCCTCGAAACGCCTGTGGGCGACGATAAGACGAGTGAAATAGGCGACTTCATCGAGGACCGAAACTCCGAGGATGCTTTCGATGCGGCGGCCGAAGCCATGCTGCGCGACGATGTGGCGTCGGCGCTGAGCCGGCTTCCCGAACGGGAACGCAAGATCATCGAGCTGCGCTTCGGTATCGTGGACGGCGAGCCCCGAACCTTGGCTCAGATTGGCGATCAACTGGGCGTGACCCGGGAACGCATCCGCCAGATCGAATCCAAAACCCTTGGCGACCTGGCGCTTTGCGAAGAGCTGCGAGGACATGCCTCGTAA
- a CDS encoding DNA polymerase IV, with translation MTERVVLHVDMNAFYASVEQHKNPSLRGRPIAVAGNPERRNGIILAKSREAKACGVKTAEALWQAKEKCPDIIFVPPDYRSYLRYSRFARQIYYQYSDQVEPFGLDESWIELTHTLHLHGGDAMLVAEEISERIKAELGLTVSVGVSFNKVFAKFGSDTDPGDGIMRITPRNFRSIVWPHPVDELIYVGRATKSKLNSSAVFTIGDLACASDTLLQRRLGKMGGIIKMFANGQDISPVKVMDPAKADADYAIKSIGNGLTAPHDLVTEREAKALIYLLSESVAQRLRECRMRARTIAISVRGHDLLGYTRQAPLPAPSNITEELSRAAFALLRANEPLDRIHPVRALGVRACNLVSADLPVQEDLFGDVAARESLERLDATIDDLRRRFGNGCVKRMVELSDEAMAGLDIKRDNIIHPVGFFAPDAHSRSAS, from the coding sequence ATGACGGAACGCGTTGTTCTGCACGTTGATATGAACGCGTTCTATGCGTCGGTCGAGCAGCATAAAAATCCATCCCTCAGAGGCCGGCCCATAGCGGTCGCAGGCAATCCAGAGCGCCGCAACGGCATCATCCTTGCGAAAAGCCGCGAGGCGAAAGCGTGCGGGGTCAAAACGGCCGAGGCCTTATGGCAGGCGAAGGAGAAATGCCCGGATATCATCTTCGTACCGCCTGATTACCGATCCTACCTGCGGTATTCTCGCTTCGCCAGGCAGATTTACTACCAATATTCCGACCAGGTCGAACCTTTCGGATTGGATGAAAGCTGGATCGAGCTCACCCATACGCTGCACCTCCATGGCGGAGATGCCATGCTCGTTGCGGAAGAAATCAGCGAACGCATCAAAGCGGAGCTGGGGCTTACCGTATCGGTAGGTGTGTCGTTCAACAAAGTGTTCGCCAAGTTCGGAAGCGACACCGATCCGGGCGACGGCATCATGCGTATAACTCCGCGCAACTTTCGAAGCATCGTATGGCCGCACCCGGTCGATGAGCTCATCTACGTAGGGCGCGCCACCAAATCGAAGCTGAACTCCTCTGCGGTATTCACCATCGGGGATCTGGCCTGCGCCTCCGACACGCTGCTGCAGCGGCGGCTTGGCAAGATGGGCGGCATCATCAAGATGTTCGCAAATGGCCAGGACATAAGCCCCGTCAAGGTTATGGATCCCGCGAAAGCCGATGCGGACTATGCCATCAAATCCATTGGCAACGGACTCACGGCACCGCACGACCTCGTGACCGAACGAGAGGCGAAAGCCCTCATATACTTGCTATCCGAATCGGTTGCGCAGCGGCTGAGGGAATGCCGGATGCGGGCGCGCACCATCGCCATCAGCGTCAGAGGGCATGACCTGCTGGGCTACACGCGGCAGGCGCCGCTGCCTGCTCCCAGCAACATCACCGAAGAGCTTTCCCGCGCGGCGTTCGCCCTGCTTCGAGCGAACGAACCCCTCGACCGTATCCATCCCGTGAGGGCCTTGGGCGTGCGGGCGTGCAACCTGGTTTCGGCCGACCTTCCTGTACAGGAAGACCTGTTCGGCGATGTGGCGGCCCGGGAATCGCTTGAGCGGTTAGACGCCACCATCGACGACCTGCGACGGCGTTTCGGAAACGGATGCGTGAAACGCATGGTGGAGCTTTCGGACGAAGCCATGGCTGGCCTCGATATCAAACGGGACAACATCATCCACCCCGTCGGGTTCTTCGCGCCCGACGCCCATAGCAGGAGCGCCTCATGA
- a CDS encoding molybdenum cofactor biosynthesis protein MoaE yields the protein MAKQEPSIDQWLKEAKQDPKAAQCGMYLTHNGVVRATPKKQVREGVEGLGEVVQVDFSYDEEGLQKAIEEALTWDGVYYVRVWLNEGVCNVGDSLMYVLIGADIRPRCIDALQKLVGHIKNNLVVEREIFA from the coding sequence ATGGCTAAACAAGAACCGTCCATCGATCAGTGGCTGAAAGAGGCCAAGCAGGATCCGAAAGCTGCACAGTGCGGCATGTATCTCACGCATAACGGCGTGGTGCGCGCCACTCCGAAAAAACAGGTGCGCGAAGGCGTCGAGGGCTTGGGCGAAGTGGTCCAGGTGGATTTCTCGTATGATGAGGAAGGCCTGCAGAAGGCCATTGAAGAGGCTCTGACCTGGGACGGCGTGTATTACGTGCGCGTGTGGCTGAACGAGGGCGTGTGCAACGTAGGCGATTCGCTTATGTATGTGCTCATCGGTGCCGACATCCGCCCACGCTGCATCGACGCGCTGCAGAAGCTGGTGGGCCACATCAAGAACAACCTGGTGGTGGAGCGCGAAATCTTCGCATAG
- a CDS encoding cysteine hydrolase family protein, whose translation MPYLPVPQKTAWQQSNEIDLSKTAVLVIDILGGNEGTVPGLETMAENAVRIVKAARAKGVPVIFSDDNHLPEVDLELTLWGEHGMVNTQGSLPLDEFDVQPTDRIIPKRRYNGFFQTDLDISLRELGVDTIIAVGCDTNICVLQTLAGAYFLGYKTIVAADATGTFLIGTQEAGLEYFSRCYDSRVVDTETVLGYLA comes from the coding sequence ATGCCGTATCTGCCTGTTCCTCAAAAGACTGCTTGGCAGCAGTCCAACGAAATCGACCTGAGCAAAACTGCCGTGCTCGTTATCGACATACTTGGCGGTAACGAAGGCACCGTTCCCGGTTTGGAAACCATGGCCGAAAATGCCGTCCGCATCGTAAAGGCGGCTCGTGCCAAGGGCGTGCCTGTCATCTTCTCTGATGACAACCACCTGCCGGAAGTCGATCTTGAGCTCACGCTATGGGGCGAACACGGCATGGTAAACACCCAGGGCAGCCTTCCTCTGGATGAGTTTGACGTGCAGCCTACCGACCGCATTATCCCGAAGCGGCGCTACAACGGGTTCTTCCAGACCGATTTGGACATTTCCTTGCGCGAGCTGGGTGTCGACACCATTATCGCTGTAGGGTGCGACACCAACATCTGCGTTCTGCAGACGCTGGCAGGGGCGTATTTCCTGGGGTATAAGACCATTGTTGCGGCGGATGCCACGGGAACGTTCCTCATCGGCACCCAGGAGGCGGGCCTTGAGTACTTCTCCCGCTGCTACGACAGCCGTGTGGTCGACACCGAAACCGTGCTGGGCTATCTGGCGTAG
- a CDS encoding VOC family protein, with protein MKLSHVILKVEQLDKAVQEYRDKGFAVEYGKEKNPINALIYFSKGPYIELLDGSRMPGAAKVLMRLLGKGALVDRLQRLDTCGLGYCELAFENYETDLKREVAILQKHGIKSCGMPSRRIDTHGRDLRFRIVSPAALDVPFLMTYFSTDPKPVDFVHPNGIAGIDKIVYGTDPARFPLIKELCDDDRLELKAGNGIEVEFERRKG; from the coding sequence ATGAAATTAAGCCATGTGATTTTGAAGGTGGAGCAGCTTGACAAAGCCGTTCAGGAATACAGAGATAAGGGCTTTGCCGTTGAGTACGGCAAAGAGAAGAACCCGATCAACGCTTTGATTTATTTCTCCAAAGGCCCTTACATAGAGCTTTTGGATGGATCGAGAATGCCAGGTGCGGCAAAGGTCCTTATGCGTCTGCTGGGGAAAGGGGCGCTTGTTGACAGGCTGCAACGTCTCGATACCTGCGGTCTTGGATATTGCGAGCTTGCCTTTGAGAACTACGAGACTGATCTAAAAAGAGAGGTCGCCATTTTACAGAAACACGGAATCAAAAGCTGTGGGATGCCAAGCCGCCGAATTGATACGCACGGCAGGGACTTGCGGTTTCGGATTGTTTCTCCTGCAGCTCTTGATGTGCCGTTTCTGATGACTTATTTTTCTACCGACCCAAAGCCTGTGGACTTTGTGCATCCGAATGGCATTGCAGGAATCGACAAGATCGTTTACGGCACCGACCCCGCCCGTTTTCCGCTGATAAAGGAGCTATGCGACGATGACCGGCTTGAGCTGAAAGCGGGCAATGGAATCGAGGTTGAGTTTGAGCGCAGGAAGGGATAA
- a CDS encoding SulP family inorganic anion transporter, which yields MDYQRVWREMWLAASRRVELLRHVHPLTDIMAGLVVAALTIPVAMGYAQVAGLPPVYGLYGSIIPTAVYALLTRSRNIVFGMDSATVAATGGLIAGMGVVAGSEQALAVIPLIAFFSAIFLIILGVVGAGRVMRFVPMPVMHGFIAGIAVVVIVGQFPKMIGLHSDMGSGIVQNISAIAATITQANSMSVVLGVSALVIILITQHFAPRIPVSLIVLVVATFGSWFFDFEAMGVDVLGSIPAGLPDVGLPDFKSINIGLAALCGLLIALVSACESLLTVDIFAMKHDEEGNENHELIAFGFANLFSAFIGSVTCSASLSRTLAGDNAGARSQIVSIAAAAAVLIVVLFAAPVLYFLPEPVLAAIVIDALITAVEFGKIIRYCRKMAVEFLVFLVTGAAVVFLGAAQGVIVGVAMSFLVLFLRQRHTDSEKYLGVVTVETDERGGVLVTRDRRASAGMKIPSDYAVANLSGMISFMNIHEVEASILDKMDDGTDVLILNISEVTGLDTTATDRLVQLLDLIDSRGVEVRIVRALMPTLDRYTRSELKRVLRRAKVFPNRAAALKDASQADSEVIVLKRSGVSVDAPPDSVAAAMHKATDMDDDDDGEDEEE from the coding sequence ATGGATTATCAACGCGTCTGGAGAGAGATGTGGCTTGCAGCATCGCGCAGGGTCGAGCTTCTGCGTCATGTGCACCCGCTGACAGACATTATGGCGGGCCTGGTGGTCGCTGCACTGACCATTCCCGTTGCAATGGGTTATGCCCAGGTTGCGGGCCTGCCTCCGGTTTACGGTTTGTACGGTTCGATTATCCCGACGGCGGTCTACGCGCTGCTTACCCGTTCGCGCAACATCGTGTTCGGCATGGATTCGGCCACGGTTGCGGCAACGGGCGGTCTCATTGCGGGCATGGGCGTGGTGGCCGGCTCGGAGCAGGCTCTGGCCGTCATTCCTCTGATAGCGTTCTTCTCGGCAATCTTCCTGATCATCCTGGGCGTCGTGGGGGCGGGGCGCGTCATGCGCTTCGTGCCGATGCCTGTCATGCACGGCTTCATCGCAGGCATCGCCGTGGTGGTCATCGTCGGCCAGTTCCCCAAGATGATTGGCCTTCACTCCGACATGGGAAGCGGCATAGTGCAGAATATTTCGGCCATCGCGGCGACAATCACCCAGGCCAACAGCATGTCGGTTGTGCTGGGTGTGTCCGCATTGGTCATCATTCTCATAACCCAGCACTTCGCACCGCGCATCCCGGTTTCGCTGATCGTCCTGGTGGTTGCGACGTTCGGGTCTTGGTTCTTCGATTTCGAAGCGATGGGCGTGGACGTTCTGGGGTCGATTCCCGCCGGCCTTCCGGATGTGGGTCTGCCCGATTTCAAGAGCATCAACATCGGGCTGGCGGCGCTATGCGGCTTGCTTATCGCGTTGGTTTCCGCATGCGAATCGCTGCTGACGGTGGACATCTTCGCCATGAAGCACGACGAGGAAGGTAACGAAAACCACGAGCTGATCGCATTCGGTTTCGCCAACCTGTTCTCCGCGTTCATCGGCAGCGTGACCTGCTCCGCCAGCCTCTCCCGCACGCTGGCAGGCGACAATGCGGGCGCCCGTTCGCAAATCGTGTCCATCGCTGCCGCGGCGGCGGTGCTCATCGTCGTGCTGTTCGCCGCCCCGGTTCTCTACTTCCTGCCCGAGCCTGTGCTGGCAGCCATCGTCATCGACGCGCTCATTACCGCGGTCGAATTCGGAAAGATCATCCGCTACTGCCGCAAGATGGCCGTCGAGTTCCTGGTGTTTCTTGTCACGGGTGCAGCCGTGGTGTTCCTCGGCGCAGCCCAGGGTGTCATTGTGGGCGTCGCCATGTCCTTCCTGGTGCTGTTCCTGCGTCAAAGGCACACCGACAGCGAGAAGTACCTGGGTGTCGTTACGGTCGAGACCGACGAGCGTGGCGGCGTGCTTGTGACCCGCGATCGCAGGGCTTCGGCCGGCATGAAAATCCCCTCGGATTATGCGGTGGCGAACCTCAGCGGCATGATTTCGTTCATGAACATCCACGAGGTGGAGGCGTCCATCCTGGACAAGATGGACGACGGGACCGACGTTTTGATCCTGAACATCTCCGAGGTCACTGGCCTGGACACCACGGCGACCGACCGGTTGGTCCAGCTGCTCGACCTGATCGACTCCCGCGGCGTGGAGGTGCGCATCGTCCGGGCGCTCATGCCGACGCTGGATCGGTATACCCGATCCGAGCTCAAGCGCGTGCTGCGTCGGGCGAAGGTGTTCCCGAACCGCGCGGCAGCGCTCAAAGACGCGTCGCAGGCCGACTCCGAGGTCATCGTCCTGAAACGCTCCGGCGTGAGCGTCGATGCGCCGCCCGACAGCGTTGCTGCGGCCATGCACAAGGCTACAGACATGGACGACGATGACGACGGGGAAGACGAAGAGGAATAG
- a CDS encoding CPBP family intramembrane glutamic endopeptidase has product MRKMDYEQQKGVLAVLLWPLLYISGMGLSNYIVYHGYHIEYGGDGYANAMLPFLAVLAAGALICLFAQRERLALPWKERGRLSLFLIVFLPLAAMALYFLLTNGSFTNAFMAPLAAMLLVGVAEETMFRRILFIRLLGLFQGQSFTKPLLISAACFSLLHAVNIFGGLPAPQVLMQIAATFVAGLFYVLMFDYTRNIHLLIVMHFLWDYILFSGATQQIPVYAILMGLLQVAEVIIMLLLLAGKWGQNVAAERT; this is encoded by the coding sequence ATGAGGAAAATGGATTACGAGCAGCAAAAAGGAGTACTTGCGGTTTTGCTCTGGCCTCTCCTGTATATTTCAGGGATGGGTTTGTCCAACTACATCGTATATCACGGCTATCATATAGAGTACGGTGGTGACGGGTATGCAAATGCGATGCTTCCGTTCCTTGCGGTTCTGGCAGCCGGTGCTCTAATCTGCCTGTTTGCCCAAAGAGAACGGCTTGCCCTTCCGTGGAAAGAACGCGGCAGGCTGTCGTTGTTCCTGATTGTGTTCCTGCCTCTTGCGGCAATGGCGCTATACTTCCTGCTGACAAACGGTAGCTTTACTAATGCGTTCATGGCTCCGCTCGCGGCAATGCTGCTTGTTGGCGTGGCGGAAGAAACCATGTTCCGCAGAATTCTTTTCATCCGACTGCTCGGGCTGTTCCAGGGCCAAAGCTTCACAAAACCGCTTCTGATTTCCGCTGCATGCTTCAGCCTCCTTCACGCGGTGAATATTTTTGGAGGTTTACCGGCGCCGCAGGTTCTTATGCAGATTGCTGCAACCTTTGTAGCTGGGCTGTTCTATGTGCTTATGTTCGACTACACCAGGAACATCCATCTCCTGATCGTAATGCACTTTTTATGGGACTACATCCTGTTCAGCGGAGCAACGCAGCAGATTCCCGTCTATGCGATCCTGATGGGTCTTTTGCAGGTTGCGGAGGTCATCATCATGTTGTTGCTGCTAGCCGGAAAATGGGGGCAAAACGTCGCAGCTGAACGTACATAG
- a CDS encoding type II CAAX prenyl endopeptidase Rce1 family protein, which produces MLSHRRNKEKISHLRWFDILVITLIMWGEGIYTSTVSYIALMRGATTVGDNLSFSAADNYGALALQAGLLLLALLYLWLRRFDFKAWTIHFDLKAAGCGILIFLAAALLLDVYFLLTDPLAGVLPFPGPIGAFFGGETVSGVIYALLNGVYEELYFLGICLAVRKEHLKWAVPFSLLIRVSFHTYQGMLSALGIGLLFGAFMYLLYRRSKDKNLLPFFIAHAIGDIFGLGILSYFWI; this is translated from the coding sequence TTGCTTTCTCATCGTCGGAACAAAGAAAAAATCAGCCATCTGAGATGGTTCGATATTCTCGTCATTACTTTGATTATGTGGGGCGAGGGCATCTACACCTCAACCGTGTCGTATATCGCGTTGATGCGGGGTGCGACGACCGTTGGTGACAACCTTTCATTTTCCGCTGCGGACAATTATGGCGCACTGGCGCTGCAGGCGGGGCTTCTGCTCCTTGCCCTGCTGTATCTGTGGCTACGCCGATTCGATTTCAAAGCATGGACGATACATTTCGACTTGAAGGCTGCCGGTTGCGGTATTCTGATCTTCCTAGCCGCAGCACTTCTGCTTGACGTCTACTTCCTGCTGACCGACCCACTGGCAGGCGTCCTCCCGTTTCCAGGGCCGATCGGTGCTTTCTTCGGAGGCGAAACGGTGTCCGGTGTCATATACGCTCTGCTCAACGGCGTATATGAAGAACTCTATTTCCTCGGCATCTGCCTTGCGGTGAGGAAAGAACACCTGAAGTGGGCCGTTCCGTTCTCTCTGCTGATCAGGGTTAGTTTCCATACCTATCAGGGGATGCTTTCGGCTCTTGGAATCGGGCTGCTGTTCGGTGCGTTTATGTACCTGCTGTACCGCCGGTCAAAGGACAAGAACCTACTGCCTTTCTTTATCGCCCATGCGATAGGAGACATATTCGGCTTGGGGATTCTTTCGTACTTTTGGATATAA
- a CDS encoding endo alpha-1,4 polygalactosaminidase, giving the protein MSSMKRILLVMFCLAILLVGCSTQPKEYGVFLGIDSEEMHRLDKYDIVVIEPSAFSAEQIDKLHAEGKTVYGYINVGAIEEFRPYYDRFQDLFLGIYEDWPDERWIDVSSPLWQNFVIDGLGKDYAAMGLDGFFLDNTDVYYHFPEDDVFQGLCTIMKGLKSYGLPLIINGGDPFVSRCMEEDTALSLFDGINQETVFTSIDFTNQTYGQQSEADTEYFQEYLSKAKEYGLSVYLLEYRADSTLSKQIDAYCAKNGFIWYNADGVELR; this is encoded by the coding sequence ATGAGCAGCATGAAAAGGATTCTATTGGTCATGTTCTGTCTGGCCATATTGCTTGTCGGATGCAGTACACAGCCTAAAGAATACGGCGTCTTCCTTGGCATCGACAGTGAAGAAATGCATAGGTTGGACAAGTACGACATTGTCGTCATTGAGCCTTCCGCGTTTTCCGCCGAACAGATCGACAAGCTGCATGCAGAAGGGAAGACGGTTTACGGCTACATCAACGTCGGAGCTATCGAGGAATTCCGCCCCTATTACGATCGCTTTCAGGATTTGTTTCTTGGCATCTACGAAGACTGGCCGGATGAGCGATGGATTGATGTATCGTCCCCTCTATGGCAGAACTTTGTCATTGACGGGCTTGGAAAAGACTATGCGGCCATGGGACTGGACGGGTTCTTTCTTGACAATACCGATGTCTATTATCATTTTCCAGAAGATGATGTTTTTCAAGGGCTTTGTACGATCATGAAGGGTCTGAAGAGCTATGGGTTGCCGTTAATTATTAATGGGGGCGATCCTTTTGTCTCAAGATGTATGGAAGAAGACACAGCCCTGTCGCTGTTCGACGGAATCAATCAGGAAACGGTATTTACCAGTATAGATTTCACAAATCAAACCTACGGTCAGCAGTCGGAAGCGGACACGGAGTATTTTCAGGAGTATCTTTCTAAAGCGAAAGAATACGGTCTGTCCGTTTACTTGCTGGAATACAGGGCAGACAGCACGCTGTCAAAACAGATCGACGCTTACTGTGCGAAAAACGGCTTTATCTGGTACAACGCGGATGGGGTAGAGCTGCGGTAG
- a CDS encoding alpha/beta fold hydrolase, producing the protein MGGRIEKMRIRANGVGVTCHCAGGGDDAIVLLHGAGVDSAMLSWGEVIPLLSGRYRVIAPDLPGYGTSDRIDGEYTLAFYAEAVKGVVEAFGGEPVVLVGLSLGGGICLNMALAYPELVRALVPVDAWGLFDRLPWHRLTHWFVHSRINDNLYAWAGKHPSVIRFSLEYSLFGDKSRVGDGLVDEILEAIREPGAGRPFVSFQRSEITPTGLATDLFGRLQEIAVPTLLVHGALDRAVPVEGAILAGEKIPDCEVYLMEGCKHWPQKERPQEFARVLQAYLGRRL; encoded by the coding sequence ATGGGCGGCCGGATCGAGAAAATGCGCATCCGCGCGAACGGGGTGGGCGTGACGTGCCACTGCGCCGGGGGCGGCGACGACGCCATCGTGCTGCTGCACGGCGCCGGCGTGGACTCGGCGATGCTCTCCTGGGGGGAGGTGATCCCGCTGCTGTCCGGGCGGTACCGGGTCATCGCGCCCGACCTGCCGGGATACGGGACGAGCGACCGAATAGACGGCGAGTATACGCTGGCGTTCTACGCCGAGGCGGTGAAGGGCGTGGTCGAGGCGTTCGGCGGCGAGCCGGTCGTCCTGGTCGGGCTGTCCTTAGGCGGCGGCATATGCCTGAACATGGCGCTGGCCTACCCGGAGCTCGTCAGGGCCCTCGTGCCGGTCGACGCGTGGGGTCTGTTCGACAGGCTGCCCTGGCACCGGCTGACCCATTGGTTCGTCCACTCCAGGATAAACGACAACCTGTACGCATGGGCGGGCAAGCATCCGTCCGTCATCAGGTTCTCCCTGGAATACAGCCTGTTCGGCGACAAGTCCAGGGTGGGCGACGGCCTGGTCGACGAGATACTGGAGGCAATCCGGGAGCCCGGCGCGGGCAGGCCTTTCGTGTCCTTCCAGCGAAGCGAGATCACGCCCACGGGCCTCGCCACCGACCTGTTCGGGAGGCTCCAGGAAATCGCTGTGCCCACGCTCCTCGTGCACGGCGCGCTCGACCGGGCGGTTCCCGTGGAAGGCGCCATCCTTGCCGGCGAGAAGATCCCAGACTGCGAAGTGTACCTGATGGAGGGATGCAAGCACTGGCCCCAGAAGGAGCGCCCGCAAGAGTTCGCGCGCGTCCTGCAGGCGTACCTTGGGAGGAGGCTCTGA